Proteins encoded within one genomic window of Phyllobacterium sp. T1293:
- a CDS encoding SDR family oxidoreductase, with the protein MEFAGKRVIITGAGKGIGRVLTQMLSARGASVIALTRSAGDVEALRDVPGCTAIEVDLSNAQATRQAARQALPADLLVNCAGTTDLQSFVETSVESFDHLIAVNTRAPMIVAQEYARDLIAKGQKGAIVNVSSVASFVGIADHAAYCASKSGLDGLTRVMALELAPHGIRVNAVNPTVTLTPMAVKAWSDPKKSAGMLNRIPVGRFAEPVDVAEAILFLLSDEAAMVNGIAMPVDGGYMIT; encoded by the coding sequence ATGGAATTCGCGGGGAAGAGGGTCATCATTACCGGTGCGGGTAAGGGGATCGGCCGTGTGCTCACGCAGATGCTAAGCGCCCGTGGGGCATCCGTCATTGCGCTTACCAGAAGCGCCGGGGATGTTGAAGCACTGCGCGATGTGCCCGGATGCACGGCAATCGAAGTTGATCTGAGCAATGCGCAGGCGACGCGGCAGGCGGCGCGCCAAGCCCTGCCGGCTGATCTGCTCGTGAACTGTGCAGGCACCACCGATCTGCAGTCATTCGTCGAGACCTCGGTCGAATCCTTTGATCATCTGATTGCGGTCAATACGCGGGCACCCATGATCGTCGCGCAGGAATATGCCCGGGATCTCATTGCGAAGGGGCAGAAGGGGGCGATTGTCAATGTCTCCTCGGTAGCCTCCTTTGTCGGCATAGCTGACCATGCCGCCTATTGTGCTTCAAAAAGTGGGCTCGATGGGCTGACGCGGGTAATGGCTCTGGAGCTTGCCCCCCACGGTATCCGCGTGAACGCGGTCAACCCGACGGTGACTCTGACGCCAATGGCAGTGAAAGCGTGGAGCGATCCAAAAAAATCGGCGGGAATGCTCAATCGCATTCCAGTCGGCCGTTTTGCTGAACCCGTTGATGTGGCCGAGGCGATCCTTTTTCTTCTGTCTGATGAAGCCGCAATGGTCAATGGAATCGCCATGCCTGTAGATGGCGGGTACATGATCACCTGA
- the pip gene encoding prolyl aminopeptidase, whose protein sequence is MQNLYPEIEPYSHGMLAVGDGNSIYWEICGNPQGIPALVLHGGPGSGCSTNARRFFDPDRYRIILFDQRGCGRSTPHASDADADMSVNTTAHLLADIECLRQYLDASCWLVFGMSWGCTLGLAYAEKHPDRVLALVLAGVTTTRRSEIDWLYRGIAPLFPEQWVKFRAGTSGAGFDITTMREGDELIEERDGDLVSAYYHLLNNADPNVRLKAARDWHEWEAASILINPAATPSSKWSDDRYILARARIITHYFHHNAWLENGVLLREASALNGISGIMVQGRFDLEAPLVTAWELSQVWPDSELVIVPNAGHSPTDTGMSEAIVAATDRFAHTLRM, encoded by the coding sequence ATGCAAAACCTCTATCCGGAGATTGAGCCCTACAGCCACGGCATGCTTGCCGTTGGCGACGGCAACAGCATTTATTGGGAAATATGCGGCAATCCGCAAGGGATACCGGCGCTTGTCCTTCACGGTGGTCCGGGTTCCGGATGTTCCACAAATGCACGGCGTTTCTTTGACCCTGATCGTTATCGGATCATTCTGTTCGACCAGCGTGGTTGTGGTCGCAGTACACCCCATGCCAGTGATGCGGACGCCGATATGTCGGTTAATACAACAGCGCATCTGCTTGCTGATATCGAATGTTTACGCCAGTACCTTGATGCCAGCTGCTGGCTTGTATTCGGCATGTCATGGGGATGCACATTAGGGCTTGCCTATGCCGAGAAGCACCCTGACCGCGTGCTTGCTTTGGTCCTCGCGGGTGTGACCACCACGCGGCGATCGGAGATTGACTGGCTCTATCGTGGTATCGCGCCTCTGTTCCCGGAACAGTGGGTAAAATTCCGAGCTGGGACATCTGGTGCGGGGTTCGACATAACAACCATGAGGGAGGGGGATGAACTTATTGAAGAACGGGATGGCGATCTTGTCAGCGCGTATTACCACCTGTTGAACAATGCGGATCCGAATGTTCGCCTGAAAGCGGCCCGCGATTGGCATGAATGGGAGGCGGCATCGATCCTTATCAATCCTGCTGCAACCCCATCGTCAAAATGGTCTGATGATCGCTATATTCTGGCGCGTGCCCGGATCATCACACACTATTTCCATCATAATGCCTGGCTGGAAAATGGTGTTTTATTGCGCGAGGCCAGTGCTTTAAATGGAATCTCTGGCATAATGGTTCAGGGTCGCTTCGATTTGGAAGCGCCGCTCGTGACCGCATGGGAACTGTCGCAGGTCTGGCCGGATAGCGAGTTGGTTATTGTTCCCAATGCCGGGCATTCACCAACCGACACCGGCATGAGTGAAGCCATCGTTGCAGCAACAGACAGATTCGCGCACACGCTTCGAATGTGA
- a CDS encoding SDR family NAD(P)-dependent oxidoreductase, protein MMPSAIFPDLKTRSVLITGGGSGIGAALTEGFVRQGSRVAFVDIADDASHALVERLDKEYGNKPLYLNTDLRDIEALRAAVAKAIAAHGPVTVLVNNAAWDDRHDIDDVTVEYWDKNQSINLRPQFFAAQAVAPGMRQSGGGSIVNFTSTSFMINQGNFPSYTAAKAGIIGLTKGLAGRLGPENIRVNAIAPGWVITERQRELWVTDDSLKAHIDKQVLKEEIQPGDMVGPCLFLASDAARMLTAQTLIVDGGYL, encoded by the coding sequence ATGATGCCCTCAGCTATTTTCCCTGATCTGAAAACCCGTTCCGTACTTATAACCGGGGGAGGGTCCGGCATTGGCGCGGCCCTGACCGAAGGGTTCGTCCGGCAAGGTTCGCGCGTCGCCTTCGTTGATATTGCCGATGATGCCTCCCACGCACTCGTCGAGCGTCTGGACAAGGAATATGGCAACAAACCGCTTTACCTGAACACGGACTTGCGCGACATCGAAGCGCTCCGAGCCGCTGTGGCCAAGGCTATTGCGGCTCACGGTCCAGTAACTGTGCTCGTCAACAATGCGGCCTGGGATGACAGGCACGATATTGACGATGTCACGGTCGAATATTGGGACAAAAACCAGTCCATCAACCTGCGTCCGCAGTTCTTTGCCGCGCAGGCGGTTGCTCCGGGTATGCGGCAATCGGGCGGCGGTTCGATCGTCAACTTCACCTCCACATCTTTCATGATCAATCAGGGTAACTTTCCCTCCTATACCGCTGCAAAAGCTGGAATTATTGGCCTTACCAAAGGGCTTGCCGGTCGTCTTGGACCGGAGAACATCCGCGTCAATGCAATAGCGCCGGGCTGGGTCATTACGGAACGTCAACGCGAACTTTGGGTGACTGATGACAGCCTCAAGGCTCATATCGACAAACAGGTGCTGAAGGAGGAAATTCAGCCCGGCGATATGGTCGGGCCTTGCCTGTTCCTCGCTTCGGATGCGGCCCGGATGCTCACCGCCCAGACACTGATTGTCGATGGAGGTTATCTGTGA
- a CDS encoding IclR family transcriptional regulator: protein MDKTKENSTGTLGKALEVLNIVAASPVPLRFTDVLKLSDQPRGTLHRQISNLIEEGLLAMNRDHSYGLGLRLLQFASKAWSSNEFRTIAEPHLQTLHEQTGETVHLGVLRGIEVIYLDKVESRQSVRMYSQIGNTAPVYCTGVGKAALSALSDEELNARIGLIEFRRFTASTLPDAKALLKEIDHIRMEGNAYDREEHETDICCVAAPIYSHNRHFVAGISVTGPAYRITPEILTSWAGITRAAAAAIMANMATQLSPRA, encoded by the coding sequence ATGGACAAGACGAAGGAAAACTCAACGGGAACCTTGGGGAAAGCCTTGGAGGTTTTGAACATTGTCGCTGCTTCGCCGGTGCCGCTCCGTTTCACGGACGTGCTCAAACTGTCCGATCAGCCACGCGGCACACTGCACCGCCAAATATCAAATCTGATCGAGGAAGGTCTGCTCGCCATGAATCGCGATCATTCCTATGGCCTTGGTCTTCGCCTGCTGCAGTTTGCTTCCAAAGCCTGGTCCAGCAACGAGTTTCGCACCATTGCCGAACCTCACCTGCAGACACTGCACGAACAAACCGGTGAAACGGTTCATTTGGGTGTTTTACGCGGTATCGAGGTGATCTACCTCGACAAGGTGGAAAGCCGCCAGAGTGTTCGCATGTATTCGCAGATCGGCAATACGGCTCCCGTTTATTGCACAGGTGTCGGCAAAGCCGCGCTATCCGCCCTTTCAGACGAGGAACTCAATGCGCGTATTGGCCTGATTGAGTTTCGACGTTTTACTGCAAGCACCTTGCCTGATGCAAAGGCGCTGCTGAAGGAAATCGATCACATCAGGATGGAGGGCAACGCCTATGATCGTGAGGAGCATGAAACGGATATCTGCTGTGTTGCCGCGCCCATATATTCCCATAACCGACATTTCGTTGCGGGCATTTCCGTGACCGGTCCCGCCTATCGTATTACGCCCGAGATTCTCACATCCTGGGCGGGTATTACCCGTGCCGCGGCAGCGGCAATTATGGCAAATATGGCAACGCAACTTTCGCCGCGTGCATAA
- a CDS encoding 2-dehydro-3-deoxygalactonokinase, producing the protein MSRTATYAVADWGTSRFRLWLLDEEGNLVAERRSDDGLDTSRARGFAETLEDHLTGLRAPADLPVIICGMAGSRQGWVEANYVPVPADLTAILSGAVKIAGITRDVRIIPGLSQSGSAPNVMRGEETQLLGAMLARNLRSGLVAMPGTHSKWVELEEGRAKSFSTYLTGELYALLAGHSILRHSIGNAADAATPEHPQFIAGLELVLAGNRRMLGELFGIRAAMLLENLTPDAAASRLSGLLIGTEIAGAKEKYGTAAKIALVASGTMAALYAKALTVAGLTFDVVDADEAVRKGLFVAASKIWPAEA; encoded by the coding sequence GTGAGCAGGACAGCAACCTATGCGGTCGCCGATTGGGGAACGAGCCGTTTCCGTCTCTGGCTTTTGGACGAGGAAGGCAATCTCGTCGCCGAGCGCCGTTCGGATGATGGTCTGGATACATCGCGTGCACGCGGTTTTGCCGAAACGCTCGAAGATCATCTGACCGGTCTTCGCGCACCCGCAGATTTGCCTGTAATCATCTGTGGTATGGCCGGTTCGCGGCAAGGGTGGGTCGAAGCCAATTACGTACCAGTACCGGCGGATCTCACGGCGATACTTTCCGGAGCGGTCAAAATTGCGGGGATCACCCGCGATGTCAGGATCATCCCGGGCCTGTCCCAATCGGGCAGCGCGCCCAATGTCATGCGGGGGGAGGAAACCCAGCTGCTTGGCGCCATGTTGGCCCGCAATCTGCGCAGCGGTCTGGTGGCCATGCCCGGCACCCATTCAAAATGGGTGGAGCTGGAAGAGGGCAGAGCAAAATCTTTTTCGACCTATCTGACCGGTGAACTCTATGCGTTGCTGGCTGGCCATTCGATCCTGCGCCATTCCATTGGCAATGCCGCCGATGCGGCCACGCCAGAACATCCGCAATTTATTGCGGGGCTTGAACTGGTGCTTGCTGGCAACCGGCGCATGCTGGGCGAGCTTTTTGGTATCCGCGCTGCCATGCTGCTGGAAAATCTTACACCGGATGCGGCGGCATCGCGGCTATCCGGCCTGCTTATTGGCACCGAGATCGCCGGTGCCAAGGAAAAATATGGCACGGCAGCCAAAATCGCACTTGTCGCTTCAGGCACAATGGCTGCGCTTTATGCCAAGGCACTGACCGTTGCGGGACTTACTTTCGACGTCGTCGATGCGGATGAAGCCGTACGCAAGGGGCTGTTTGTTGCCGCATCCAAAATCTGGCCAGCCGAAGCATAA
- a CDS encoding 2-dehydro-3-deoxy-6-phosphogalactonate aldolase: protein MTQSSAPWPKLKRDLIAILRGVKPDEVLAIGEELVKSGIDVIEVPLNSPEPFQSIELLAKSLPSHVLIGAGTVLDPADVTRLDAAGGRLMISPNVDAAVLAAAAKAKMVTMPGVFTPTEALAALKAGASGLKFFPASVLGPDGIKAISAILPKGTIIGAVGGVDENSFAAYSKVGVRTFGLGSSLYKVGASAAYVGERARATVEAYDRIFSAGA from the coding sequence ATGACACAATCTTCCGCTCCCTGGCCCAAGCTCAAGCGCGATCTGATTGCCATATTGCGCGGCGTCAAGCCTGACGAAGTGCTTGCGATTGGCGAAGAACTGGTGAAATCCGGTATTGATGTGATCGAGGTTCCGCTCAATTCGCCCGAGCCGTTCCAGTCCATTGAGCTATTGGCAAAAAGCTTGCCATCGCATGTGTTGATTGGCGCTGGCACGGTGCTCGATCCTGCCGACGTAACACGCCTTGACGCGGCAGGTGGCCGTCTGATGATCAGCCCGAATGTCGATGCTGCCGTGCTTGCCGCCGCCGCCAAGGCAAAGATGGTGACAATGCCTGGCGTTTTCACGCCAACAGAGGCTTTGGCCGCGTTGAAAGCGGGCGCTTCGGGCCTCAAGTTTTTTCCGGCCAGCGTGCTGGGTCCTGATGGCATCAAAGCGATCAGCGCCATTCTGCCCAAGGGTACGATTATCGGAGCTGTTGGCGGCGTGGATGAAAACAGCTTTGCTGCCTATTCCAAGGTTGGCGTTCGCACTTTCGGTTTGGGCTCAAGCCTTTACAAGGTCGGCGCATCGGCTGCCTATGTTGGCGAGCGGGCACGGGCAACCGTCGAGGCCTATGACCGGATATTTTCAGCCGGAGCATGA
- a CDS encoding autotransporter serine protease — protein MSFRDISAAHSVRNCHLSRFRKHLKTTVFTTILLSTAALTTGALAQELPKYFNADGTRTNDFEAARKTWRADKEFNGNVGLKAINADAAYAMGYTGKGVKLGVIDQPVWAGHPEFAGAGKLTFLTNTGIRLYTDPNIPVKAGDPFVADGKQFIDGLGGISEHGTHVAGIAAANRDGKEMMGVAFDAHIFAANNYDAGPEDGIVLGNDGAVYGKAWDSMINSGVDIITDSWGIGLSSSSWSYQQAYGQFQEIKAILDKPEGGAYSGALKAARSGIVVEFSAGNDGGLEPDALAGLAAFAPDVEKHWLTTMSVVADPENPQGYSRSSFSSNCGYSKYFCVGAPGTQIYSSIPTGDITGFKIGDVFTGELKPGYAKFNGTSMAGPFATGAFAVLKQRYSYLANGEVNEILKTTSTDLGDAGVDSVYGWGLINLDKALKGPGQFMSQFTANLPGTYVGKNEEVWSNNISQDALNQRKTEDAKTIADWEAKKVTEGWQNGVTDASKAKIKDQVAIDFPTATYPAAIDLVTKRYAALDKITLAQVPPLTEAEAEAASAAFDKADADMRKNATATALWNAFVATNPDTSKPREKQFVTFSTTPASSLDTIRGTITNDRIASAVAEFTAYEALIPTLQTKLGDPNNYIGGLTKGGAGTLRLTGNNTYSGDTVINGGLLAVDGSLTSKAVVNNSGTLGGNGTVGGIVANAGGIVAPGNSVGTLASKGDVTFNAGSNLHIEVNGEAADKLAVNGKTKLLGGVVVVTPEAGDSKAPISGRGYGILSSTGSIDGKFEKVATSYLFFDPSLAYTPNDVTVTLGRNSLGFDDVGKTRNQKAVGKAINNLGAGNPLYDKVLASTLFDNLAGGYQSLTGEIHATLNGVLLQDGQFISQAATDRVRAAFDGVAVKPQPTMTPLAYGPDSKSKSGEAFAAVEPVPASTALWGQAYGAWAHADGSGNASGYNRDTGGFVTGLDGVIADVWRFGLLAGYGNTSLHSGGDKASVDSYQVGVYGGRQWDALGLRLGLTLAHHEIDTNRRDTFGGSVGGADVSYTAQTVQVFGELGYRIDTSYAAFEPFAGVRYAHLKSDGFQENGGIGNVSVHSNSSDVTTTTLGLRASHDFALGESTILTARGMLGWNHAFGDVTPEQTLAFAGGQSFTIEGLPIAEDALAVEAGFDVGIGKNTSLGLTYTGQFSSENNDNAVKADLTVKF, from the coding sequence ATGTCTTTTCGCGACATCAGCGCGGCTCATTCCGTGCGCAATTGTCACCTCTCCCGGTTCCGCAAACACCTCAAAACAACTGTTTTTACAACAATACTCCTTTCGACTGCTGCACTCACAACGGGCGCACTGGCACAGGAACTCCCCAAATATTTCAACGCTGATGGCACGCGAACGAACGATTTCGAGGCGGCAAGGAAAACATGGCGTGCCGACAAGGAATTCAATGGCAATGTTGGTCTGAAGGCAATTAATGCCGATGCGGCCTACGCCATGGGATACACAGGTAAAGGCGTCAAACTTGGCGTGATCGACCAGCCTGTTTGGGCAGGGCATCCGGAATTTGCAGGCGCTGGCAAGCTGACATTCCTCACCAATACCGGCATCCGTCTTTACACCGATCCCAACATCCCGGTTAAGGCCGGTGATCCATTCGTCGCCGATGGCAAGCAGTTCATTGATGGCTTGGGCGGCATTTCGGAACATGGAACGCACGTTGCGGGCATTGCCGCGGCGAACCGCGATGGCAAGGAAATGATGGGTGTCGCGTTTGACGCCCATATTTTTGCCGCCAACAATTACGACGCGGGCCCTGAAGACGGTATCGTGCTTGGCAATGATGGCGCTGTCTACGGCAAGGCCTGGGACTCCATGATCAATAGCGGTGTTGATATCATCACCGACAGCTGGGGTATTGGTCTTTCCAGTTCATCCTGGTCCTATCAGCAGGCCTACGGGCAATTTCAGGAGATCAAGGCGATTCTCGACAAGCCGGAGGGTGGCGCTTACAGCGGCGCTCTCAAGGCTGCGCGAAGCGGCATTGTCGTTGAATTTTCGGCGGGTAATGATGGTGGACTGGAGCCGGATGCTCTGGCAGGGCTTGCCGCTTTTGCACCCGATGTGGAGAAACATTGGCTGACGACGATGAGTGTCGTTGCGGACCCTGAGAATCCGCAGGGTTATTCAAGAAGCAGCTTTTCCAGCAATTGCGGCTATTCCAAATATTTCTGCGTGGGTGCCCCCGGAACGCAGATCTACAGCAGCATTCCAACCGGTGATATTACCGGTTTCAAGATCGGTGATGTCTTCACCGGGGAATTGAAACCCGGCTATGCCAAATTCAATGGCACCTCCATGGCTGGCCCCTTTGCTACCGGCGCTTTTGCTGTGTTGAAGCAACGCTATTCCTATCTCGCCAACGGCGAGGTCAATGAGATTCTCAAAACGACATCCACCGATCTCGGCGATGCTGGTGTCGACAGTGTTTACGGTTGGGGCTTGATCAATCTGGACAAGGCACTCAAGGGCCCCGGGCAGTTCATGAGCCAGTTTACGGCCAATCTGCCCGGCACCTATGTCGGCAAGAATGAAGAGGTCTGGAGCAATAATATTTCTCAGGACGCGTTGAACCAACGCAAGACCGAAGACGCCAAGACAATCGCAGACTGGGAAGCAAAGAAGGTTACGGAAGGCTGGCAAAACGGCGTAACCGACGCCAGCAAGGCGAAAATCAAGGATCAGGTCGCGATTGATTTCCCGACCGCCACTTATCCGGCTGCCATCGATCTTGTGACAAAGCGGTATGCAGCGCTGGATAAAATCACTCTTGCGCAGGTGCCTCCATTGACGGAAGCAGAAGCAGAGGCTGCCAGTGCAGCGTTTGATAAGGCCGATGCGGATATGCGCAAGAATGCAACCGCAACTGCACTGTGGAACGCCTTCGTGGCGACTAACCCTGACACAAGCAAGCCGCGAGAGAAGCAATTTGTAACCTTCTCGACAACGCCTGCTTCCAGTCTGGACACCATTCGCGGTACGATCACCAATGATCGCATTGCCAGTGCCGTGGCCGAGTTCACCGCGTATGAAGCGCTGATTCCAACCTTGCAGACCAAGCTTGGCGATCCCAACAATTATATAGGCGGGTTGACCAAGGGCGGCGCGGGTACACTGCGATTGACCGGCAATAATACCTATTCGGGTGATACCGTCATCAATGGCGGATTGCTGGCCGTTGATGGTTCGTTGACGTCTAAAGCTGTGGTCAACAATAGCGGTACATTGGGCGGTAACGGCACCGTGGGTGGAATCGTCGCCAATGCAGGTGGCATCGTTGCGCCGGGTAATTCCGTCGGCACGTTGGCGTCAAAGGGTGATGTGACCTTTAATGCAGGCAGTAATTTGCATATTGAGGTCAACGGGGAAGCCGCTGACAAGCTGGCAGTAAACGGGAAAACCAAGCTGCTGGGTGGTGTAGTCGTTGTGACACCAGAAGCTGGAGACAGCAAAGCCCCGATTAGTGGTCGGGGTTATGGCATCCTTTCTTCAACCGGATCGATTGATGGAAAATTCGAGAAGGTCGCTACATCGTATTTGTTCTTCGATCCCTCGCTAGCTTATACGCCCAATGATGTAACTGTTACCTTGGGGCGCAACAGTCTCGGCTTTGATGATGTTGGTAAAACTCGAAATCAAAAGGCAGTTGGCAAGGCGATTAACAACCTTGGTGCCGGTAACCCGCTTTACGACAAGGTTCTTGCTTCAACCCTTTTCGACAATCTCGCCGGAGGGTATCAATCTCTGACGGGCGAAATTCATGCCACGCTGAACGGGGTCCTCCTTCAGGATGGTCAGTTCATCAGTCAGGCGGCAACGGATCGTGTTCGGGCGGCATTTGACGGCGTTGCCGTAAAACCGCAGCCAACAATGACGCCGTTGGCCTATGGTCCGGATTCGAAGTCGAAAAGCGGCGAGGCTTTTGCTGCGGTTGAGCCGGTCCCGGCTTCAACGGCGCTATGGGGACAGGCCTACGGAGCTTGGGCCCACGCTGATGGCAGTGGCAATGCCTCCGGTTACAATCGAGATACGGGTGGTTTTGTCACCGGTCTTGATGGTGTGATTGCCGATGTATGGCGGTTTGGTCTGCTGGCAGGCTATGGCAATACATCGTTGCACAGTGGCGGCGACAAAGCTTCGGTCGATAGTTATCAGGTCGGTGTCTATGGCGGCCGTCAATGGGATGCGCTTGGGCTACGCCTTGGCCTCACGCTTGCCCATCATGAGATTGACACCAACCGGCGTGATACTTTCGGTGGTTCTGTCGGTGGGGCGGATGTTTCCTACACCGCCCAGACCGTGCAGGTCTTTGGTGAACTTGGCTACCGTATTGATACGTCTTACGCCGCGTTCGAGCCCTTTGCCGGAGTACGATACGCGCATCTGAAATCTGACGGATTTCAGGAAAATGGCGGGATAGGCAATGTATCGGTTCATTCGAACTCAAGTGACGTGACCACCACGACGCTTGGCCTTCGTGCCTCGCATGACTTCGCACTTGGCGAAAGCACCATTCTCACCGCACGCGGTATGCTTGGCTGGAACCACGCCTTTGGCGATGTCACTCCGGAGCAGACTCTGGCCTTTGCCGGTGGTCAGTCCTTCACCATTGAGGGTCTGCCGATTGCCGAAGATGCCCTTGCGGTGGAAGCAGGCTTTGATGTCGGTATTGGCAAGAACACCTCGCTCGGCCTGACCTATACCGGTCAGTTCTCCAGCGAGAACAATGACAATGCCGTCAAGGCGGATCTGACGGTCAAGTTCTGA
- a CDS encoding SMP-30/gluconolactonase/LRE family protein produces the protein MMDKPDIRVFHDVPCELGEGPGYDPLTKTVWWFDIVTGQLFEKARAGGVVDVHPLGQMASALAVIDADRQLISTETGLFIRDRKSGHTVMHQPIEADNPITRSNDARVHPAGAFWIGTMGKKSQQGAGSIYWYREGQLRTLFTDITITNSICFSPDGRVSYFADTRKNIIWRVDTDSETGLPLGEPAVFYEHKDAGGIDGSIVDRDGNLWNACWGRAHIDVYSPDGKRIRSIATPARQPSCPAFIDEDSAAMVVTTAYHDMSETQRRSDPNAGKTFLIEVAGKGRFDPPVRL, from the coding sequence ATGATGGATAAACCAGATATCCGTGTTTTTCATGATGTTCCCTGCGAACTGGGTGAAGGTCCGGGTTATGATCCGCTGACAAAAACCGTGTGGTGGTTTGATATTGTTACGGGCCAGCTGTTTGAAAAAGCCCGTGCCGGAGGTGTGGTCGATGTCCACCCGCTGGGGCAGATGGCAAGCGCCCTTGCGGTGATCGATGCGGACCGCCAGTTGATCTCGACGGAGACGGGCCTGTTTATCCGCGACCGCAAGTCTGGCCACACGGTTATGCACCAGCCCATTGAGGCGGATAACCCGATCACCCGGTCGAATGATGCGCGTGTTCATCCAGCTGGTGCATTCTGGATCGGCACCATGGGCAAGAAATCACAACAGGGTGCTGGCTCGATTTATTGGTACAGGGAAGGGCAGCTGCGCACGCTCTTCACCGATATTACCATCACGAATTCGATCTGCTTTTCTCCCGATGGGCGCGTAAGCTATTTCGCCGATACCCGGAAGAACATCATCTGGCGTGTCGATACGGATTCTGAAACCGGTTTGCCGCTTGGCGAACCGGCTGTGTTCTATGAGCATAAGGATGCCGGTGGCATCGATGGCTCCATCGTTGATCGCGACGGCAACCTTTGGAACGCTTGCTGGGGCCGTGCGCATATCGATGTCTATTCGCCCGATGGAAAGCGCATTCGATCCATCGCAACTCCGGCGCGCCAACCCTCATGCCCGGCCTTCATCGATGAAGACTCCGCAGCCATGGTGGTAACGACAGCCTATCACGATATGAGCGAAACCCAGCGCCGCTCCGACCCCAATGCTGGCAAGACCTTTTTAATCGAGGTGGCAGGGAAGGGGCGGTTTGATCCGCCCGTCCGCCTATGA